One genomic region from Cucumis melo cultivar AY chromosome 9, USDA_Cmelo_AY_1.0, whole genome shotgun sequence encodes:
- the LOC103482718 gene encoding protein P21-like: MGLISIFFPFFLSLFILYSHTNAATFEVRNNCPFTVWAAASPGGGKELGSGQAWNFDVRPGTAGARVWARTNFNFDASGRGHCETGDCGGLLSCQGYGAPPNTLAEYALNQFNNLDFFDISLVDGFNVPMDFSPTSNGCSRGIRCNANINGECPNELRAPGGCNNPCTVYKTDEYCCNSGTCGPTPLSQFFKDRCRDAYSYPKDDATSTFTCPGGTNYRVVFCP; the protein is encoded by the exons ATGGGACTGATCTCCATTTTCTTTCcgttctttctttctcttttcattcTCTATTCTCACACCAATGCAGCAACTTTTGAAGTTCGCAACAATTGTCCATTCACTGTTTGGGCTGCTGCCTCTCCCGGCGGCGGCAAAGAACTTGGTTCTGGTCAGGCTTGGAATTTCGATGTCAGACCTGGCACAGCCGGAGCTCGTGTTTGGGCTCGAACCAACTTCAACTTCGATGCCTCTGGACGTGGCCATTGTGAAACCGGAGACTGTGGAGGCCTCCTCTCTTGTCAAG GTTATGGTGCTCCGCCTAACACCCTCGCTGAATACGCATTAAACCAATTCAACAACTTGGACTTCTTCGATATCTCTCTTGTGGATGGATTCAACGTTCCAATGGATTTTAGTCCAACTTCTAATGGGTGCAGTCGGGGCATCCGGTGCAATGCAAACATCAATGGAGAGTGCCCAAACGAGCTGAGGGCTCCAGGAGGCTGCAACAACCCATGCACCGTGTACAAAACCGACGAGTACTGTTGCAATTCCGGTACGTGCGGGCCGACTCCTCTTTCCCAATTCTTCAAGGATCGATGCCGTGATGCATATAGTTATCCCAAAGATGATGCAACCAGCACCTTCACTTGCCCTGGTGGAACTAACTATAGGGTTGTCTTCTGTCCTTAG
- the LOC103482722 gene encoding elicitor-responsive protein 3, which produces MPAGTLEVLLVSAKGLENTDYLCNMDPYVTLTCRSQEQRSSVASGKGSDPEWNETFLFTISEGAEELILKILDSDSGTQDDFVGQVKIPLEPVYLEGSLPETAYNVVKDEEYRGEIKISLKFSPEERTERNFQVEEETYGGWKQSSFAD; this is translated from the exons ATGCCCGCCGGAACTCTTGAGGTTCTTCTTGTTTCCGCCAAGGGCCTTGAAAACACAGATTACCTCT GTAACATGGATCCCTATGTTACTCTTACGTGCCGCTCACAGGAGCAGAGAAGCAGCGTTGCATCAG GAAAGGGATCTGACCCTGAATGGAATGAGACATTTTTATTCACCATATCTGAGGGTGCAGAAGAACTTATCCTGAAGATATTGGACAGCGATTCTGGCACGCAAGATGACTTTGTTGGTCAAGTAAA AATTCCACTGGAACCTGTATATCTTGAAGGAAGCCTCCCAGAAACAGCATACAACGTGGTTAAGGATGAAGAATACCGTGGAGAGATCAAAATTAGCCTTAAATTTTCTCCTGAG GAAAGGACTGAAAGAAATTTTCAAGTGGAAGAAGAAACTTATGGTGGATGGAAGCAGTCTTCATTCGCAGATTGA